In Scylla paramamosain isolate STU-SP2022 chromosome 31, ASM3559412v1, whole genome shotgun sequence, one DNA window encodes the following:
- the LOC135088776 gene encoding uncharacterized protein LOC135088776 isoform X6 produces the protein MITYVARRRPMGRDKTPLKPIRRRPRPHRMRLPEEAGVGDVAATRQGTQEASPRGQRLWPGGGEDPTEGSPELLKINTHSSGLKTGRHFDHGLDTFRSHSIETPQHHQTLQIGNGLQSPLASHRNGHIPNGVRNGSLAALRVPAHGGFRNSSGVALAVHGRSEFDTDADVDIATMAAQRDQLRGTRNVRGMMAPVMSKEDDPRTRSANRKMFLTKQRSESVLDSQDEVDEKGGRPYPTMEQEDRSRGEVLGGINRRGTFPNGQGRVGGLGSIAMRPMRDYLDTSGRGDIMAQSMRRQSLRGSKLNLFDGNYNHFDSNGGSRLSIESSDEHAGFRQDDDSYAEAKRKNLPKFIPSSHEDIQILNLQGFMDASGFMDDGRSSSRRKYKKKRMKRAMEGGDGEKERETYKFNAKPRRKRSHRLSKNHLSDDDGEMVLKDVDDLDKQVAGLVLGPEVAGKETAGRPITLEEASQLRNLLTGSPAQPLSTEWLSQNFKQNANPNLSYGIVQKKGGPCGVLACVQAYMMKSLIFGTSIAPTISPVSPLRPSQREWLWALAVAITEILWKAGQGEKAILAMPGSFAHFTEHGVGRYSQDGMTENLALHEFVEQRDLYDAVTRHLTAFTSETSSGCVVLLYSLILTRGIENIQEDMDPGGGHLINSHGYSSQEIVNLLLTGRAFTNTFNGEHKLGGNSPQQESVVLRGITQKAEIGLLSLFEHYDCYKLKTTTNKNCFKNNNNNNNSKESEGRRKRREVEEGEIRTKVGTHLKAPQYPIWVVCCESHYSCLFSRDTSVTSDTPPITTFDIYYYDGLALQEDEIRLTIGSLQRWTAQRLPGDHHSTGTR, from the exons atgatcaCTTACGTAGCTCGGCGGCGTCCAATGGGGAGAGACAAGACTCCCCTTAAGCCAATCAgacgccgcccacgcccacacagGATGAGACTACCTG AGGAGGCAGGTGTGGGAGACGTAGCGGCCACCCGTCAGGGCACGCAGGAAGCCAGCCCGAGGGGTCAGCGCCTGTGGCCGGGCGGGGGCGAGGATCCCACCGAAGGATCACCGGAGCTGCTGAAGATAAACACCCACAGCTCGGGACTCAAGACTGGCCGCCATTTTGACCACGGCTTGGACACCTTCCGTTCCCACAGCATTGAa ACTCCACAGCATCACCAAACCCTGCAGATAGGGAATGGGCTGCAGAGTCCTTTAGCTTCCCACCGCAACGGCCACATCCCCAACGGCGTGAGGAACGGGTCTCTGGCAGCCCTGCGCGTCCCAGCTCACGGCGGCTTCAGGAACAGCTCTGGCGTGGCCTTGGCTGTGCACGGCAGGAGTGAGTTCGACACAGACGCCGATGTTGACATTGCGACCATGGCGGCACAGAGAGACCAGCTGAGGGGCACCAGGAATGTGAGGGGCATGATGGCGCCGGTCATGAGCAAAGAG GACGACCCTCGGACCCGCAGTGCGAACCGTAAGATGTTCCTCACCAAGCAGCGAAGTGAGTCAGTGCTGGACAGCCAGGACGAGGTGGATGAGAAGGGAGGCAGGCCGTACCCAACCATGGAGCAAGAGGACAGGAGCCGAGGGGAGGTTTTGGGGGGCATAAATCGCAGAGGAACTTTCCCTAATGGGCAGGGCAGAGTGGGTGGCCTCGGAAGCATCGCCATGAGACCAATGCGGGACTACCTGGACACTTCGGGCCGCGGGGACATCATGGCCCAGTCGATGAGGAGGCAAAGTTTGCGAGGCTCCAAGCTGAATCTTTTCGACGGGAATTACAATCACTTTGACTCTAATGGAGGTTCAAGGCTGAGTATAGAGAGTTCAGATGAGCATGCAGGGTTCAGACAGGACGATGACTCTTACGCTGAAGCCAAGAGGAAGAATTTACCGAAGTTTATCCCAAGTTCACATGAGGACATCCAAATCCTAAACCTTCAGGGCTTCATGGACGCGTCAGGCTTCATGGACGAcgggagaagcagcagcaggcggaagtacaagaagaagaggatgaagagagccATGGAGGGCGGAgatggggagaaagagagggagacgtACAAGTTTAATGCAAAGCCGAGAAGAAAGAGGTCACACAGACTCTCTAAGAACCACCTGAGTGACGACGACGGGGAGATGGTGCTCAAGGATGTGGATGACCTGGACAAGCAGGTGGCGGGGCTGGTGCTGGGACCCGAGGTGGCAGGGAAGGAGACAGCAGGTCGCCCCATCACCCTGGAGGAGGCCAGTCAACTGAGAAACCTCCTGACAGGAAGTCCCGCCCAGCCACTCTCCACCGAATGGCTCTCACAGAACTTTAAGCAAAACGCCAATCCTAATTTGTCATACGGCATTGTGCAGAAGAAG GGAGGGCCGTGCGGGGTGCTGGCCTGCGTGCAAGCCTACATGATGAAGAGCCTCATCTTTGGCACCTCCATCGCGCCCACCATTAGCCCAGTCAGTCCCCTGCGCCCCTCACAGAGAGAGTGGCTGTGGGCACTTGCTGTGGCCATCACGGAGATCCTGTGGAAGGCTGGACAGGGGGAGAAGGCAATTCTAGCCATGCCTGGGTCCTTCGCACACTTCACAGAGCACGGGGTGGGGCGGTACAGTCAGGATGGGATGACCGAGAACCTGGCGCTGCATGAGTTTGTGGAGCAGCGGGACCTGTATGATGCAGTGACGCGCCACCTCACGGCCTTCACCTCGGAGACCTCCTCGGGCTGCGTGGTGCTGCTCTACTCCCTTATCCTCACCAGAGGCATCGAGAA CATCCAAGAAGACATGGACCCTGGGGGCGGCCACTTGATCAACTCCCACGGTTACTCCTCGCAAGAGATCGTCAACCTGTTGCTGACAGGGCGCGCCTTCACCAATACCTTCAACGGAGAGCACAAGCTGGGCGGCAACTCACCCCAGCAGGAGTCTGTTGTGCTCAGAGGCATCACTCAGAAGGCGGAGATTGGCCTGCTGTCCCTCTTTGAGCACTACGACTGTTataag ctaaaaacaacaacaaacaaaaactgctttaaaaacaacaacaataacaacaacagcaaagaaagcgaaggaaggaggaagaggagggaagtggaggaaggggagataagaACGAAG gTTGGCACACACCTCAAGGCCCCCCAGTATCCCATCTGGGTAGTGTGCTGCGAGAGCCACTACAGCTGCTTGTTTAGCCGAGACACCTCCGTTACCTCAGACACTCCGCCCATCACCACCTTTGACATCTACTACTATGACGGTCTGGCCTTGCAGGAGGATGAGATACGCCTGACTATCG ggtccCTGCAGAGGTGGACTGCCCAGAGGCTGCCAGGGGACCATCACTCCACAG GCACTCGCTGA
- the LOC135088777 gene encoding uncharacterized protein LOC135088777 isoform X1, which yields MLAARWVVVMLVVVMVVEVVLGSEAQREAAERGRRRGNRRRLRIESCTRVEAFKKKLKGNFCPYTVSKMVSCKVLNGTETYTGRVAVGQRSRLMTMTRPHYSITFREVQETAYGCCPGFHGDNCDNRCFNCTQIQHLESRVRTLEAKLLRSPSVSLPPLQNPVIQMGLPDTSHVQDHPLNGKRGRGRGRGSNRGRNNRNSSRHRGRGSDRRVSGRRGGNEVLPEETYEVRDSSPDQCSCPPGPQGIPGIDGIPGVNGQDGSPGPQGPPGPQGPAGPPGLPGLVTSTSGDRQQDGQPNYIPGLPGQPGAPGVPGIRGEPGVAGRPGPAGLPGRPGEPGPPGPQGPTGPQGLPGVGLPGPKGDRGLDGLPGERGSNGLPGPVGLQGAPGPKGDPGLNGIAGNQGLPGPKGEIGPLGPPGPTGRPGQRGDIGPVGPQGVPGPPGPPGPPGPSAHQGSVPWGLGNYYDEYPEAAYQGSGDGLHIDDDEYPLDAPGLPLPRGRPGPPGPKGAKGEPGSPGIRGDRESAGIQQGSRDGDFQGVSIGELLHTVKSLQEKMNLMDARVSILEGEVARISGHTGGGTQLHGYPDSPYNPTGDVPASTTNYSSQTDGLLRRVDRLNGLVNSALPPRGREPTVSLQPQVTYSEGLDRGGAEDDDSSSSSLPSPPVAGEEVELPAPDTSRVEVGTTTQDSLYEEGEGNYDYRNYLYEDRYDYGDYGDNRDSIDYYYDYGGNTRRKRQHVAANEVKGTQESARTQGNSEHMERSGKRQKQRTSRKLSMKRRKSAQNVIAETDSHERETMPLSHSPQSSTGQQQEDLQGDRGERRYNNRRIENLHPLKAFGLRYRRGLDYLLGKSSKEDVTWI from the exons GAACTTCTGTCCCTACACGGTGAGCAAGATGGTGTCCTGCAAGGTGCTCAACGGGACGGAGACATACACAGGGCGCGTCGCTGTCGGCCAGAGGAGCAGATTAAT GACGATGACGCGGCCCCACTACTCCATCACGTTCAGGGAGGTGCAGGAGACGGCGTACGGCTGCTGTCCAGGCTTCCACGGCGACAACTGTGATAACA GATGCTTCAACTGCACACAAATCCAGCACCTCGAGTCTCGGGTCCGCACACTGGAGGCCAAATTGCTGAGGTCGCCATCTGTGTCACTCCCGCCCCTGCAGAACCCAGTGATCCAGATGGGCCTTCCAGACACCTCCCATGTCCAGGACCATCCCCTCAATGGGAAGCGTGGGCGGGGACGCGGACGAGGCAGCAACAGAGGACGCAACAACAGGAATTCCAGCAGACATCGAGGGCGTGGAAGTGACAGGCGTGTCAGTGGGAGGCGTGGCGGGAATGAAGTTCTCCCTGAAGAAACCTATGAG GTGAGAGACTCCAGTCCAGATCAGTGTTCCTGCCCTCCCGGACCTCAAGGCATCCCTGGCATCGATGGCATCCCTGGTGTCAATGGTCAGGATGGAAGCCCAGGGCCCCAAGGGCCCCCTGGACCACAAGGGCCAGCAGGACCACCAGGACTCCCTGGCTTGGTAACGAGTACTTCAG GTGACAGGCAGCAGGATGGCCAACCCAACTACATCCCTGGCTTACCTGGCCAGCCTGGTGCTCCCGGTGTGCCTGGCATCCGTGGTGAGCCTGGTGTGGCGGGCAGGCCAGGGCCAGCGGGACTGCCAGGCCGCCCAGGCGAGCCAGGTCCCCCTGGACCTCAGGGACCCACAGGCCCACAAG GACTACCAGGAGTGGGCTTGCCAGGACCCAAGGGTGACCGTGGGCTGGACGGACTGCCTGGAGAAAGAGGTTCAAATGGGCTGCCAGGGCCTGTGGGGCTGCAAGGAGCACCAGGACCCAAG GGTGACCCGGGGCTTAATGGCATTGCTGGCAACCAGGGCCTGCCTGGACCCAAGGGGGAGATTGGCCCTCTGGGACCACCAGGACCAACTGGTAGACCAGGACAGCGAGGAGATATTGGCCCTGTAGGACCTCAAGGTGTCCCTGGTCCCCCTGGTCCCCCTGGACCTCCAGGACCATCAGCACATCAGGGATCTGTGCCATGGGGTCTGGGCAACTACTATG ATGAATACCCTGAGGCAGCATATCAGGGCAGCGGTGATGGCCTtcatattgatgatgatgaatatccACTTGATGCTCCAGGCCTTCCCCTGCCTCGGGGTCGCCCGGGGCCGCCGGGACCCAAGGGTGCTAAAG GTGAGCCAGGAAGTCCAGGCATCAGAGGGGACAGAGAGTCTGCTGGGATCCAACAAGGCTCTCGAG ATGGGGACTTCCAGGGGGTCTCCATTGGGGAGCTGCTCCATACAGTTAAAAGTCTCCAAGAAAAAATGAACTTGATGGATGCTCGAGTCAGCATCCTGGAGGGTGAAGTTGCAAGGATTTCTG GTCACACTGGTGGTGGGACGCAGCTGCATGGCTACCCCGACTCACCGTACAACCCAACCGGAGATGTGCCTGCCTCTACGACCAACTACAGCAGCCAGACTGATGGCCTCTTGAGACGG GTGGACCGACTGAATGGACTGGTTAATTCTGCCCTGCCACCGAGAGGTAGAGAGCCCACAGTCTCTCTGCAACCCCAAGTGACCTATTCCGAGGGGCTTGACAGGGGAGGAGCAGAGGACGACGACAGCAGCTCCTCctcactcccatcaccaccagtggCAGGGGAGGAGGTTGAGTTGCCAGCACCAGACACCTCAAGAGTGGAGGTGGGAACAACCACTCAGgactctttgtatgaggagggCGAGGGCAACTATGACTACAGAAACTATTTGTATGAGGACAGGTACGACTATGGAGACTATGGAGACAACAGAGACTCCATTGATTATTACTATGACTACGGCGGCAACACACGGAGGAAGAGACAACATGTGGCTGCAAATGAAGTGAAGGGAACACAGGAGTCTGCCAGAACACAAGGGAACTCTGAACACATGGAACGGAGTGGCAAGAGACAGAAGCAGAGAACGTCAAGGAAACTAtcaatgaagagaaggaaaagtgcaCAGAATGTAATAGCAGAGACAGATTCACATGAGAGAGAAACTATGccactctctcattctcctcagTCCAGCACAGGTCAGCAGCAGGAAGATCTGCAAGGCgacagaggagaaaggagatacaATAATAGGAGGATAGAGAACCTTCACCCTCTTAAAGCATTTGGTCTTCGGTACAGACGTGGCCTGGATTACCTCCTGGGGAAATCTAGCAAGGAGGATGTCACTTGGATATAG
- the LOC135088777 gene encoding uncharacterized protein LOC135088777 isoform X2, producing MRERWSRRMLVVLAVVVVVVVPSYAQANRNGYTRRQNYHRYNGQGVVMSRGNFCPYTVSKMVSCKVLNGTETYTGRVAVGQRSRLMTMTRPHYSITFREVQETAYGCCPGFHGDNCDNRCFNCTQIQHLESRVRTLEAKLLRSPSVSLPPLQNPVIQMGLPDTSHVQDHPLNGKRGRGRGRGSNRGRNNRNSSRHRGRGSDRRVSGRRGGNEVLPEETYEVRDSSPDQCSCPPGPQGIPGIDGIPGVNGQDGSPGPQGPPGPQGPAGPPGLPGLVTSTSGDRQQDGQPNYIPGLPGQPGAPGVPGIRGEPGVAGRPGPAGLPGRPGEPGPPGPQGPTGPQGLPGVGLPGPKGDRGLDGLPGERGSNGLPGPVGLQGAPGPKGDPGLNGIAGNQGLPGPKGEIGPLGPPGPTGRPGQRGDIGPVGPQGVPGPPGPPGPPGPSAHQGSVPWGLGNYYDEYPEAAYQGSGDGLHIDDDEYPLDAPGLPLPRGRPGPPGPKGAKGEPGSPGIRGDRESAGIQQGSRDGDFQGVSIGELLHTVKSLQEKMNLMDARVSILEGEVARISGHTGGGTQLHGYPDSPYNPTGDVPASTTNYSSQTDGLLRRVDRLNGLVNSALPPRGREPTVSLQPQVTYSEGLDRGGAEDDDSSSSSLPSPPVAGEEVELPAPDTSRVEVGTTTQDSLYEEGEGNYDYRNYLYEDRYDYGDYGDNRDSIDYYYDYGGNTRRKRQHVAANEVKGTQESARTQGNSEHMERSGKRQKQRTSRKLSMKRRKSAQNVIAETDSHERETMPLSHSPQSSTGQQQEDLQGDRGERRYNNRRIENLHPLKAFGLRYRRGLDYLLGKSSKEDVTWI from the exons GAACTTCTGTCCCTACACGGTGAGCAAGATGGTGTCCTGCAAGGTGCTCAACGGGACGGAGACATACACAGGGCGCGTCGCTGTCGGCCAGAGGAGCAGATTAAT GACGATGACGCGGCCCCACTACTCCATCACGTTCAGGGAGGTGCAGGAGACGGCGTACGGCTGCTGTCCAGGCTTCCACGGCGACAACTGTGATAACA GATGCTTCAACTGCACACAAATCCAGCACCTCGAGTCTCGGGTCCGCACACTGGAGGCCAAATTGCTGAGGTCGCCATCTGTGTCACTCCCGCCCCTGCAGAACCCAGTGATCCAGATGGGCCTTCCAGACACCTCCCATGTCCAGGACCATCCCCTCAATGGGAAGCGTGGGCGGGGACGCGGACGAGGCAGCAACAGAGGACGCAACAACAGGAATTCCAGCAGACATCGAGGGCGTGGAAGTGACAGGCGTGTCAGTGGGAGGCGTGGCGGGAATGAAGTTCTCCCTGAAGAAACCTATGAG GTGAGAGACTCCAGTCCAGATCAGTGTTCCTGCCCTCCCGGACCTCAAGGCATCCCTGGCATCGATGGCATCCCTGGTGTCAATGGTCAGGATGGAAGCCCAGGGCCCCAAGGGCCCCCTGGACCACAAGGGCCAGCAGGACCACCAGGACTCCCTGGCTTGGTAACGAGTACTTCAG GTGACAGGCAGCAGGATGGCCAACCCAACTACATCCCTGGCTTACCTGGCCAGCCTGGTGCTCCCGGTGTGCCTGGCATCCGTGGTGAGCCTGGTGTGGCGGGCAGGCCAGGGCCAGCGGGACTGCCAGGCCGCCCAGGCGAGCCAGGTCCCCCTGGACCTCAGGGACCCACAGGCCCACAAG GACTACCAGGAGTGGGCTTGCCAGGACCCAAGGGTGACCGTGGGCTGGACGGACTGCCTGGAGAAAGAGGTTCAAATGGGCTGCCAGGGCCTGTGGGGCTGCAAGGAGCACCAGGACCCAAG GGTGACCCGGGGCTTAATGGCATTGCTGGCAACCAGGGCCTGCCTGGACCCAAGGGGGAGATTGGCCCTCTGGGACCACCAGGACCAACTGGTAGACCAGGACAGCGAGGAGATATTGGCCCTGTAGGACCTCAAGGTGTCCCTGGTCCCCCTGGTCCCCCTGGACCTCCAGGACCATCAGCACATCAGGGATCTGTGCCATGGGGTCTGGGCAACTACTATG ATGAATACCCTGAGGCAGCATATCAGGGCAGCGGTGATGGCCTtcatattgatgatgatgaatatccACTTGATGCTCCAGGCCTTCCCCTGCCTCGGGGTCGCCCGGGGCCGCCGGGACCCAAGGGTGCTAAAG GTGAGCCAGGAAGTCCAGGCATCAGAGGGGACAGAGAGTCTGCTGGGATCCAACAAGGCTCTCGAG ATGGGGACTTCCAGGGGGTCTCCATTGGGGAGCTGCTCCATACAGTTAAAAGTCTCCAAGAAAAAATGAACTTGATGGATGCTCGAGTCAGCATCCTGGAGGGTGAAGTTGCAAGGATTTCTG GTCACACTGGTGGTGGGACGCAGCTGCATGGCTACCCCGACTCACCGTACAACCCAACCGGAGATGTGCCTGCCTCTACGACCAACTACAGCAGCCAGACTGATGGCCTCTTGAGACGG GTGGACCGACTGAATGGACTGGTTAATTCTGCCCTGCCACCGAGAGGTAGAGAGCCCACAGTCTCTCTGCAACCCCAAGTGACCTATTCCGAGGGGCTTGACAGGGGAGGAGCAGAGGACGACGACAGCAGCTCCTCctcactcccatcaccaccagtggCAGGGGAGGAGGTTGAGTTGCCAGCACCAGACACCTCAAGAGTGGAGGTGGGAACAACCACTCAGgactctttgtatgaggagggCGAGGGCAACTATGACTACAGAAACTATTTGTATGAGGACAGGTACGACTATGGAGACTATGGAGACAACAGAGACTCCATTGATTATTACTATGACTACGGCGGCAACACACGGAGGAAGAGACAACATGTGGCTGCAAATGAAGTGAAGGGAACACAGGAGTCTGCCAGAACACAAGGGAACTCTGAACACATGGAACGGAGTGGCAAGAGACAGAAGCAGAGAACGTCAAGGAAACTAtcaatgaagagaaggaaaagtgcaCAGAATGTAATAGCAGAGACAGATTCACATGAGAGAGAAACTATGccactctctcattctcctcagTCCAGCACAGGTCAGCAGCAGGAAGATCTGCAAGGCgacagaggagaaaggagatacaATAATAGGAGGATAGAGAACCTTCACCCTCTTAAAGCATTTGGTCTTCGGTACAGACGTGGCCTGGATTACCTCCTGGGGAAATCTAGCAAGGAGGATGTCACTTGGATATAG
- the LOC135088777 gene encoding collagen alpha-1(I) chain-like isoform X3, translated as MLAARWVVVMLVVVMVVEVVLGSEAQREAAERGRRRGNRRRLRIESCTRVEAFKKKLKGNFCPYTVSKMVSCKVLNGTETYTGRVAVGQRSRLMTMTRPHYSITFREVQETAYGCCPGFHGDNCDNRCFNCTQIQHLESRVRTLEAKLLRSPSVSLPPLQNPVIQMGLPDTSHVQDHPLNGKRGRGRGRGSNRGRNNRNSSRHRGRGSDRRVSGRRGGNEVLPEETYEVRDSSPDQCSCPPGPQGIPGIDGIPGVNGQDGSPGPQGPPGPQGPAGPPGLPGLVTSTSGDRQQDGQPNYIPGLPGQPGAPGVPGIRGEPGVAGRPGPAGLPGRPGEPGPPGPQGPTGPQGLPGVGLPGPKGDRGLDGLPGERGSNGLPGPVGLQGAPGPKGDPGLNGIAGNQGLPGPKGEIGPLGPPGPTGRPGQRGDIGPVGPQGVPGPPGPPGPPGPSAHQGSVPWGLGNYYDEYPEAAYQGSGDGLHIDDDEYPLDAPGLPLPRGRPGPPGPKGAKGEPGSPGIRGDRESAGIQQGSRDGDFQGVSIGELLHTVKSLQEKMNLMDARVSILEGEVARISGQWQGKDYLRLIEDWLPPEGPWT; from the exons GAACTTCTGTCCCTACACGGTGAGCAAGATGGTGTCCTGCAAGGTGCTCAACGGGACGGAGACATACACAGGGCGCGTCGCTGTCGGCCAGAGGAGCAGATTAAT GACGATGACGCGGCCCCACTACTCCATCACGTTCAGGGAGGTGCAGGAGACGGCGTACGGCTGCTGTCCAGGCTTCCACGGCGACAACTGTGATAACA GATGCTTCAACTGCACACAAATCCAGCACCTCGAGTCTCGGGTCCGCACACTGGAGGCCAAATTGCTGAGGTCGCCATCTGTGTCACTCCCGCCCCTGCAGAACCCAGTGATCCAGATGGGCCTTCCAGACACCTCCCATGTCCAGGACCATCCCCTCAATGGGAAGCGTGGGCGGGGACGCGGACGAGGCAGCAACAGAGGACGCAACAACAGGAATTCCAGCAGACATCGAGGGCGTGGAAGTGACAGGCGTGTCAGTGGGAGGCGTGGCGGGAATGAAGTTCTCCCTGAAGAAACCTATGAG GTGAGAGACTCCAGTCCAGATCAGTGTTCCTGCCCTCCCGGACCTCAAGGCATCCCTGGCATCGATGGCATCCCTGGTGTCAATGGTCAGGATGGAAGCCCAGGGCCCCAAGGGCCCCCTGGACCACAAGGGCCAGCAGGACCACCAGGACTCCCTGGCTTGGTAACGAGTACTTCAG GTGACAGGCAGCAGGATGGCCAACCCAACTACATCCCTGGCTTACCTGGCCAGCCTGGTGCTCCCGGTGTGCCTGGCATCCGTGGTGAGCCTGGTGTGGCGGGCAGGCCAGGGCCAGCGGGACTGCCAGGCCGCCCAGGCGAGCCAGGTCCCCCTGGACCTCAGGGACCCACAGGCCCACAAG GACTACCAGGAGTGGGCTTGCCAGGACCCAAGGGTGACCGTGGGCTGGACGGACTGCCTGGAGAAAGAGGTTCAAATGGGCTGCCAGGGCCTGTGGGGCTGCAAGGAGCACCAGGACCCAAG GGTGACCCGGGGCTTAATGGCATTGCTGGCAACCAGGGCCTGCCTGGACCCAAGGGGGAGATTGGCCCTCTGGGACCACCAGGACCAACTGGTAGACCAGGACAGCGAGGAGATATTGGCCCTGTAGGACCTCAAGGTGTCCCTGGTCCCCCTGGTCCCCCTGGACCTCCAGGACCATCAGCACATCAGGGATCTGTGCCATGGGGTCTGGGCAACTACTATG ATGAATACCCTGAGGCAGCATATCAGGGCAGCGGTGATGGCCTtcatattgatgatgatgaatatccACTTGATGCTCCAGGCCTTCCCCTGCCTCGGGGTCGCCCGGGGCCGCCGGGACCCAAGGGTGCTAAAG GTGAGCCAGGAAGTCCAGGCATCAGAGGGGACAGAGAGTCTGCTGGGATCCAACAAGGCTCTCGAG ATGGGGACTTCCAGGGGGTCTCCATTGGGGAGCTGCTCCATACAGTTAAAAGTCTCCAAGAAAAAATGAACTTGATGGATGCTCGAGTCAGCATCCTGGAGGGTGAAGTTGCAAGGATTTCTG GCCAGTGGCAGGGCAAAGACTACCTCAGACTCATTGAGGACTGGCTGCCTCCTGAGGGGCCCTGGACCTAA